The Spirochaetota bacterium genome contains the following window.
CTGACGTAGATGGGTGGGAATACGGCATATCGGCACATCTCAATACAGGGGTGCCACTACTCTTCACCGCTGGCATCGGTTTATTCTATCAAATAACATCATTAACCTATGATTATAGATATGATGGCATCAATAGTAAAGAATTAGATACAACTAAGAACACCTATGGTTTTGATGGTTATTTCCAGATTGACTTGCCCTTTCTGCCAATATATCCCTATGTAAGGGCTGGCACAGCTATTAAAGATGAGACAAAGATTGATACAGTGGAATATATCGGCACAACCCAGGAAACCATAAATGAAAAGATAAAGGAAAAGTATTTTCAGTCCTATTATTATGGCTTTGGTCTTTCATATACTCTATATGACGCTGTGGTTATGGATCTTCAACTCTTTGCTGAATATCTCATCACAAAATCAAAACAGGAGAGCGATATTGAGATAGAAGGGCAATCTGTTCGTGCTGGAGTCAAACTCGCTTTATGACTTGATTATCATTATACACCCCTATCTATCCCAGTAAAGTAATATCTGTCAATTAAGCAATTAAGGTTGAACATTGAAAGGGGATTGTTATCCCTTTTCTAAGTGGCAGTAGCAGCATACTTTTCCTTTAACAATCTCTTTACCAACTTTCCGTCAGGATTTCTTGGCAGATCATCAACGAATTCAATAGACTTGGGCCTTTTGTACCCAGCTAAATGCTCACTACAGTAGTCGATTATTTCCTTCTCAGTCAGGTTCATGCCTTTCCTGGTGACGATAAAAGCTTTGATAGCCTCTCCCCATTCCTTATCCGGTATTCCAATAACTGCCACATCCATTACGCTTGGGTGCAGGTGAATTACTTCCTCTATCTCAGCAGGATAAATATTGACCCCTCCGCTTATAATCATATCCTTTTTCCGATCAACGATGTAACAGAAATTTTCTTCATCAAGATAAGCGACTTCACCCTCAATGAAGTACTGTTCGCCATCAATCTCCATAAAAGAGCTTTTAGTCTTATCTGGATCCTTGTAATATTCAAGATACTTTACCATAGGATTTGACACATAAAGATCACCAGTTGCTCTTGTTGGGGCGACATTCCCATTTTCATCTACTATTTTTAACTTATTACCGCCTGCGACTATACCAACGCTGGCATATTTTTCTGGATTCTTAAGATAGTGTTTTGGTTTTAGTATTGTATTTATACCTGCATCAGTTGATCCATAAAATTCGTAAAATACCGGGCCAAAAAAATCAACAACCTCCTTCTTAAGCTCTGCAGGACAGGGCGCAGCAGCGCATACTATTGACTTCATTGAATTCACATCATACTTATCCTTGTTTGATATAGATAGCAAGCGCTTCAATAAAATTGGAACAATGAATGTTGTTGATAATTTTTCTTTTTCAATGAATTTCAATGCTTCCTCTGCATCGAATTTTCTCATTATTGCTACAGTACCGCCATGGGCAAATGTCATACCGGCAAATCCCAAAGGCGCGGCATGATAGAGGGGGCCAACTACTAGATGCCTGTTCGTTGTCTTATGATAATCAAAACCATTTAACATGTTGTCCAACATCACAACGAATGAAGCAATATCATCTGGTTCTAAAATAGAGGGGTCCTTAAGCGCTCGGCTGTGTGTACCCTTTGGGCGTCCAGTTGTGCCGGAAGTATATAACATAAAGCCACCGCCAGTAACAGTAGACTCAAGATCAGCGCTGGATGACTCACTGAGGAATTTTTCATAATCTATCATATCATCTGGAATATTTTCGCCAACCATGATGAAATGCTTCACACCCTTTAATTTTGATTTAATTGGCTTCAGCTTATCAATAAATTGCTCTTCTATAAAAAAGGCCTTGGCGTCTGAATTGTTGACTATATACTCTATCTCCTCACCCTTTAAATGCCAGTTTATTGGTGTTGATATGATGCCAGCAAGGGAAGGACCATAAACCACTTCTAAGAATGAATTTGAATTGCCGAGGAAAGCTGCAATATGATCTCCCTCTTTTATGCCTAGAGATAGTAATCCATTATTCAACCTGTTCATTCTTTCTCTGAATTCTCTATAGGTGAATTTTTTATCGCCGTAAATGATAGCCTCTTTCTCCGGATTGTCATCCAAGGCTGATAAAAATATGTTGCCACTTCTCATTTTCGTCATTAACTTTCGCGTTCTGCTTCTCATCAACAATCCAATTATCCTTCTATTCAGTAACATTTTCAGCATATTCCTTTTATCATCTGCCATTTTAATAGCCTCCATTTTAGTATTATTTACTTACTTGATATTACACCATCCTAATTAATAGTGAAATAAAAATAGCAACAATATAGGTTATGGGTGTTATCCTCATTATCGTCTATTTACAATCCCTGTCCTCTCAATTGAAATCATCTAAACTATGCTAATCAAAAGGACACACCAATAATTCTGTACTGATCAATCATTGCATAATATTAAGCTTGAGTAAATGTAAATATTAGTAATTTGGATATAATTTCTAAGTTCATAGACATTTACATGGTTTCATAAAAACAACCAATAACATCAATTCATTATCTAATTGCAGAAATCGCCAAGGTAAGATAGGTACTATAATAGTTGACTTTATTGAGATATATTTCCCAAATTGTGGGAGGATAAATGAGAGCCTCACTATCCTCCCATGTCGTATACATCTTTATACAAGCTTACAAAGCTATTCTATATAAAGCAAGTTACTAACTTATTATTAACTGAAGAAGCTCTGCATGCTATCATTGACATCCTTTTTTGCTGATGCCCCTTCCATGTTTGTGATTTCATTCAATTTATCACGAACATCTTCGACTGTAATACCCTTTTTAGCGTCAAGGGTTACACCTTTAGATTCTACTATTTGAGCCCTTGCATAATGACCTGCAGCTGCTACCATAATGTTGCCGCTCTCTGTGTACTCCTCAGAACAGAGAAGAGCTACCATTGGCGAGACTAATTCTGGTTTCATTAAATCGAGCACTTCCTTTGGCATAAGCGATTCGGTCATTCTTGAGGCAGCCCCTGGAGCTATCGTATTGATTAAGATATTATATTTTGCTCCCTCAAGTTTTAACGTGTTCATCAAGCCGACAACACCTAATTTAGCAGCGCCATAGTTGCCCTGTCCAAAATTACCAAAGAGCCCTGTGCCAGATGTGGTAAAGACAATGCGTCCATATTTGTTTTCTCTCATTATTGGCCAAACTGCCTTAGTTGGATAATACGTGCCATATAGATGAACCTTTAGTACGCTATCCCATTGTTCATCTCCCATCTTTTGAAAGGTGATATCTCTAAGTATGCCTGCATTATTCACAAGAATATCAACCTTTCCAAAGGCCTTTGTCGCAGTCTCAATGATTCCCTTACCGCCTTCAGATGTATGAACGCCATTATAATCAGCAACCGCTTCCCCGCCAGCGGCTTTTATTTCGTCAACTACCAGATCAGCAGGCGATTTTTCTTGACCTGTACCGTCAACCGAACCTCCCATGTCATTAACCACTACCTTCGCTCCTCTGGAGCCTAAAAGAAGTGCATGGCACCTTCCTAAACCTCTTCCAGCACCAGTGACTACGGCCACTCTTCCATCATAACGTACTTCTGCCATTATTACCCCCTATGCTATTAAATTATAAATACTCAATGAAAATTATTCGCATTATTAAATATTTATTAATAATTAATGTTGCATGGATACCTGAGATATATTAATGTATCATTTAATATTCCTCTTTGTCATATCGACAAAGTGTTTAAGAATTTATTATAATTAGGTTGATATCGAAAGATAACATCCTAAGTATTCGGCAGTTATATTCTGATGTGATGATATTGTAGGATTAAACATTTATAATTTTAATATAATTATCTATGTAATGATATGCTTTTGTAGTCTACTTAGAAATGAACAATCTTCATAATCAAATCATACATGTATGTTTATGAGTTCACTCTAATAGATTTTTTTATTCAGCTAAAATCGAAAATTGAAGAGTTTTTTTTCCTGAAAATTGATCCACACAAACCTCTTGTATAGTGACAAGATAAAATGTAAATATTTCTTGTCAAGAAAAAACTAAATCTGCACCCTTGGAGTATATGATTACAGCGACAAGATAGTGTAAGGGGGTCCGTCATGCCAGGTGTTGTTTAGATCAATTATGTGAATTTGTAGCGTACTTCAGGTCGCTGTTAGCATCATCATAATAACTTATGTGAGCATGATTATCTGAATCTACTACTATTGAAGTAAACTCGCCTACATCACCAATGCTGTCCCATGCCTCTATTGTCCAGAAACCTGTGACCTTAAAAGCATATTTTAAACAGGTGTTCGTATTATCGCGGTAACTGATGTGAATTTGATCCTCAGAATCAACTGCAATTGAAGTATGAAAACCTACTGATCCACTGCTATCCAGTGTTATGACTTCCCAAAGGCCAGTGGCGTTAGTGATGTATTTCAAGTCGCTTTCTGTGTTATCACGATAGCAAATATGCACATAATTCGCAGAATCAATGGCAATTGATGTATAGCTGCCAACAGATCCATCGCTGTCCAAGGTCTCTGCCTCCCAGGCGCCTGTAGCGTTTGTTATGTATCGAAGGTTATTATTATCTTTATCCCGATAGCTTATGTGAACATGATCCCCTGAGTCTATAGCAATTGAGGAATAATCTCCAGCAGACACAGCGGTATCCAATGATGTCATATCCCATATTGCTGATGTATTGGTCGTATATTTCAGGTTATCATTAGTATAATCATAATAGCTTATATGAACCTGATCCCCAGAGTCAATTGCTATTGATGAATAAGCCCCAACTGTCCCCTCGCTATCCAGAGTCTCTGTGCTCCATTGACCGGATGCATTAGTAACGTATTTTAAAGCGCTGTTCGAATTATCCCGATAACTTATGTGGATCTTATCCCCTGAGTCGATAGCTAATGATGTATATCTTCCCACATCTCCACTACTATCTAGTGTCTCTGAAATCCATAAGCCTGATAAATTTGTTATGTATCTCAGGTCTCCATTAGTATCATCATAATAGCTTATGTGCAGATTCCCCCCAGAGTCAATAGCTATTGACGTAGATTCACCTACATCTCCATTACTATCTAAGGTCTTGGAGATATAGTTTGTCTCATCCACAACCCTAAATGTTAATCCATTTGAGCTTATAATATCGTCATTCCTAACAATAAGATCAAGCCTGTATCGACCCTTTCCCAGCAAACTTCCTACTGTTATAGTATCGCTGTCTTCTCCTGATATGGGATCTCCCATAATATACCATTGATAACCCTCAACTGGTTCTGAGGTCACTGCTGTAACTGTCATATCTGAATTCTCTAAAACCGGTTCTTGTTGTCCGTTGAAAGTAATGCTTATCGGATTCTGCATATCCACATCAATTGATATATCTAAACCACCATAAACTAAATCATCATAGGTTATAGAATAGCCGCCATCGGTAGTTTCATCAGCAACTATTCGAACTGCATCTACTCGTCCCCATACAACATGGTCTCCGTCCATAAGTTTAATATTCAGTATATAATACCCTGATTCAATATCAGAGTTTGAGTAGGATGCTGAAAGCGAATCAGAGGCCATGACAAAATTAAGTGTCATAATAGAATCATCATTATCAGTCAATGTTGAATCAATTATGGGATTCTCAATAGTATTTTCAGGCCATGATAGGGAGAGCAGTAAAATTCCTCTCCCCTTTGATGGTGTAACTATTATGCTTGTATTTGTAATCTCGCCTGCATTAATTACTACAGTTGTGTCACCGCTAGCAACAATCATTCCCTCGGAATTCTTAGCTACCACGCTAATTGACCATGATCCAGGAATAAGGTTATATATGCCTACAATATCTGTTGTAACCCCCTCCATGAAGAAAGATTCATCCTCGGGACCAATGCCTGAAATATCATAGGAAGCAATAGAGACATTTATGTCTGGTGCAATTGTCTCTGATTTTTCGATTTCATCAGTTGAAGATAAGCGTAGAATTATTGAACCCGTGGGTTTGTTCACAGGATATTGTAGAGAATCTTTTTCACTTCCACAACCCATGTAAACCAACAATACTAAAAATACAAAATAAATCCTCATCTTCTTCTCCATGAAAACCTCCCAAAATATTTATGTTTTCTTAATGTAACTCTTGCCCCTTCTCACTTAGGTTAAAGAAGAGCATTCAAACTCAGTTACATTGAGTCATTCATGTTAAGAATATGGTTATGGATTTTACAATAGGTTTTGATAAATTTGTATTTATTTCCTCTAAGGTTTGATGGTAAGATATCCTTCTAATTAATGATTAGAATTGATCAACTATAATCTCATATCAGAAAATGTTGATTAAACATTTCTAAATGAAAAATCAAAACTGTCAATTATAATATATAAATATTTAGTTTTCTCTTGTAGTACTTTGATGAAATAGAATTTTTCCCTTTAAGTTAAACAAATCTACTTTAATATTATGAATCAACCTTTTTAGGATTTCCCTTAAGGTTGTTTATATTTTTCTTCAAATTCATCATTGTGAAAGGTTATAAGTTTTTCGATATAATATTTCTTTTTACCAACTGGCAATGTTACATCAACTTCTTCGCCAACGGTGCGACCTTGGAGAGCTGCTCCAATTGGAGAGGATAATGATATTTTGCCCTGAGATGGATTTATATCATTTGATGAAACGAGTTCAAACTCTATCCTATTGTTTGTTTCCTGGTCTATAATCCTTACCTTTGATCCATATGCAATTTTATCTTTTGAGATATCTGAGACATTCAAACTGTTTAAATTGCTAAGCTGTTTTGAAAGTTGAGCTATTCTACCTTGAACGAAAGATTGCCTCTCTCTAGCAGCATGATATTCCGCATTCTCTTTTAAATCCCCATAAGCTCTTGCCTCAGCAATTTTTTTAGGCAACTCTATCTTAAATTCATGCTTAAGTTTTGTAATTTCATCTTTTATCTCTCTTTTCTGTAAATCAAGATCCTTACTCATTTCTATTTTCCTCTATAAATATAACACTATCTTGTTATTGATAGTTTGTTAGCGTACTAATTATGACAAATTGTGTCAAGCATGATATAAGTGGTTAT
Protein-coding sequences here:
- a CDS encoding SDR family oxidoreductase, with amino-acid sequence MAEVRYDGRVAVVTGAGRGLGRCHALLLGSRGAKVVVNDMGGSVDGTGQEKSPADLVVDEIKAAGGEAVADYNGVHTSEGGKGIIETATKAFGKVDILVNNAGILRDITFQKMGDEQWDSVLKVHLYGTYYPTKAVWPIMRENKYGRIVFTTSGTGLFGNFGQGNYGAAKLGVVGLMNTLKLEGAKYNILINTIAPGAASRMTESLMPKEVLDLMKPELVSPMVALLCSEEYTESGNIMVAAAGHYARAQIVESKGVTLDAKKGITVEDVRDKLNEITNMEGASAKKDVNDSMQSFFS
- the greA gene encoding transcription elongation factor GreA — translated: MSKDLDLQKREIKDEITKLKHEFKIELPKKIAEARAYGDLKENAEYHAARERQSFVQGRIAQLSKQLSNLNSLNVSDISKDKIAYGSKVRIIDQETNNRIEFELVSSNDINPSQGKISLSSPIGAALQGRTVGEEVDVTLPVGKKKYYIEKLITFHNDEFEEKYKQP
- a CDS encoding outer membrane beta-barrel protein, which translates into the protein MKQMRNAIAAILTISFMLFVPISGSAFIDIGLYMGRSVNGNMELGELKTELGKDSTDVDGWEYGISAHLNTGVPLLFTAGIGLFYQITSLTYDYRYDGINSKELDTTKNTYGFDGYFQIDLPFLPIYPYVRAGTAIKDETKIDTVEYIGTTQETINEKIKEKYFQSYYYGFGLSYTLYDAVVMDLQLFAEYLITKSKQESDIEIEGQSVRAGVKLAL
- a CDS encoding AMP-binding protein, whose protein sequence is MADDKRNMLKMLLNRRIIGLLMRSRTRKLMTKMRSGNIFLSALDDNPEKEAIIYGDKKFTYREFRERMNRLNNGLLSLGIKEGDHIAAFLGNSNSFLEVVYGPSLAGIISTPINWHLKGEEIEYIVNNSDAKAFFIEEQFIDKLKPIKSKLKGVKHFIMVGENIPDDMIDYEKFLSESSSADLESTVTGGGFMLYTSGTTGRPKGTHSRALKDPSILEPDDIASFVVMLDNMLNGFDYHKTTNRHLVVGPLYHAAPLGFAGMTFAHGGTVAIMRKFDAEEALKFIEKEKLSTTFIVPILLKRLLSISNKDKYDVNSMKSIVCAAAPCPAELKKEVVDFFGPVFYEFYGSTDAGINTILKPKHYLKNPEKYASVGIVAGGNKLKIVDENGNVAPTRATGDLYVSNPMVKYLEYYKDPDKTKSSFMEIDGEQYFIEGEVAYLDEENFCYIVDRKKDMIISGGVNIYPAEIEEVIHLHPSVMDVAVIGIPDKEWGEAIKAFIVTRKGMNLTEKEIIDYCSEHLAGYKRPKSIEFVDDLPRNPDGKLVKRLLKEKYAATAT